The following are encoded together in the Desulfovibrio desulfuricans DSM 642 genome:
- a CDS encoding sensor histidine kinase, giving the protein MFRKKQRNEACIRQCEDACAQAVDTDSALPSYARTLSWLSLVVILLTSLGLSFFISNSARETLLTRQENFAQQLVENLNSQIFRRFALPTLLGYGRIALRQPEQYDRLDQVVKSVIHGLPVERLRIYDFSRLVAYSTKKEDLGRAGLSPPYLDDILQGGAPRSEIISTMPGWQAPFRVPLQEGSFVLRILYPLRGEPLHPGEEAPIMGALELTQDITGDYEQVLTFQGIIVVMCLLSSVVMFGLLLMLIHRSERVLAARMYKNRLLENQLHSNERLVSMGRVVASIAHEIRNPLGIIRSSAELLQRRTDKADASTRRILGAIYDEAVRLSQTVNDFLDYARPRQPKQDVVDVNVVLDQVLAFLEGEMGRCGVALERQCESGLFTPGDKDLLYRAFYNILVNGQQAMDGPGIVHINGRIDDNGHICIEFLDSGPGFDPATLPNLLDPFFTTKDGGTGLGLPIVQSIISSHGGVIKLENGPEGGALVRVLLPRAQTGA; this is encoded by the coding sequence ATGTTCAGAAAAAAGCAGCGTAACGAAGCCTGCATCCGCCAGTGCGAGGATGCCTGCGCCCAGGCCGTAGACACGGATAGCGCCTTGCCAAGTTACGCCCGCACATTATCCTGGCTCTCGCTGGTGGTCATTTTGCTGACCAGCCTGGGGCTTTCTTTCTTCATTTCCAACTCTGCGCGCGAGACCCTGCTCACACGGCAGGAGAACTTTGCCCAGCAGCTTGTGGAAAATCTCAACAGCCAGATATTCCGCCGGTTCGCCTTGCCCACCTTGCTGGGCTACGGGCGTATCGCCCTGCGGCAGCCAGAACAATATGACAGGCTGGATCAGGTGGTGAAGTCCGTGATTCACGGCTTGCCGGTCGAACGGCTGCGTATCTATGATTTTTCGCGTCTGGTGGCGTATTCCACCAAGAAGGAAGATCTGGGCCGCGCCGGTTTATCCCCGCCATATCTGGACGACATTCTGCAAGGCGGCGCGCCGAGGTCGGAAATCATCTCGACCATGCCGGGCTGGCAGGCTCCCTTTCGTGTGCCGTTGCAGGAAGGCTCGTTTGTGCTGCGCATTCTCTATCCCCTGCGCGGCGAACCCCTGCACCCGGGGGAGGAAGCGCCCATCATGGGCGCGCTGGAGCTTACGCAGGATATTACGGGCGACTATGAGCAGGTGCTCACGTTTCAGGGTATCATCGTTGTCATGTGTCTGCTTTCGTCTGTGGTCATGTTTGGCCTGCTGCTCATGCTGATCCACAGGTCGGAGCGGGTACTGGCGGCGCGCATGTACAAGAACCGGCTTCTTGAAAACCAGTTGCACAGTAATGAACGGCTGGTGAGCATGGGCAGGGTGGTGGCCAGTATCGCGCACGAGATTCGTAATCCGCTGGGTATCATCCGCTCCAGCGCCGAGCTGCTGCAACGCCGTACCGACAAGGCCGACGCCAGCACTCGCCGTATTCTTGGGGCGATTTATGACGAGGCTGTTCGCCTTTCGCAGACGGTCAACGACTTTCTGGACTACGCCCGTCCCCGCCAGCCCAAGCAGGACGTTGTGGACGTGAATGTGGTGCTGGATCAGGTTCTGGCCTTTCTTGAAGGCGAGATGGGGCGCTGCGGCGTGGCGCTTGAGCGGCAGTGCGAGAGTGGGCTTTTTACACCCGGCGACAAGGATTTGCTGTACCGGGCTTTTTACAATATCCTTGTAAACGGTCAGCAGGCGATGGATGGGCCGGGCATTGTGCACATAAATGGGCGCATTGACGACAACGGTCACATTTGCATTGAATTTCTTGATTCTGGCCCCGGTTTTGACCCCGCTACGCTACCCAACCTGCTGGATCCCTTTTTTACTACCAAGGACGGCGGCACAGGGCTTGGTTTGCCCATTGTGCAGTCGATCATCTCAAGCCACGGCGGTGTCATCAAGCTTGAAAACGGCCCCGAGGGCGGGGCGCTGGTAAGGGTTCTGCTGCCCAGAGCCCAAACTGGCGCATAG
- a CDS encoding sigma-54-dependent transcriptional regulator has product MSEKAHLLIIDDEKNYLLVLQTLLEDEGYVVTAISDPETALAFLDESEVDVIVTDMKMPKVTGREVLERVKKNWPYIPVLIMTAFGSIESAVEVMRYGAFDYITKPFSNDELLLSIHNAAELSRAHRQYRLLQEVMEDRYGVHKIVGRSRAIRDVLLMVERAAPSRSTVLITGESGTGKELVARAIHYTSPRKDKPFVSVNCMALNPGVLESELFGHEKGSFTGAVAMRRGRFEQADSGTLFLDEIAELTPDLQVKLLRVLQERRFERVGGGEEIEVDIRVVAATNKDLAALVEKGAFRDDLYYRLNVVQVPLPPLRERREDIPLLVAHFVEKVCTDNSMSPKTFSTQALNYLTGYEWPGNIRQLENVVESCLVLVPGNVIDVDNLPAEIRDEESQFKSAVDLLPVQLDLADTLEKIEAALIRRALVRAELVQVKAAEYLGISKSLLQYKLKKYGITGH; this is encoded by the coding sequence ATGAGCGAAAAAGCGCATCTTCTCATCATCGACGACGAAAAAAACTATCTGCTGGTGTTGCAAACCCTGCTTGAAGACGAGGGCTATGTCGTCACGGCCATCAGCGACCCTGAAACCGCACTGGCATTTCTGGACGAAAGTGAAGTGGACGTTATTGTGACCGACATGAAAATGCCCAAGGTCACAGGGCGCGAAGTGCTTGAGCGTGTTAAGAAGAACTGGCCGTACATTCCTGTGCTTATCATGACGGCCTTCGGCTCCATTGAAAGCGCCGTTGAGGTCATGCGCTACGGCGCATTTGACTACATCACCAAGCCTTTTTCCAATGACGAACTGCTGCTTTCCATCCACAATGCCGCGGAACTTTCGCGAGCGCACCGCCAGTACCGGTTGTTGCAGGAAGTTATGGAAGACCGCTACGGCGTCCACAAAATTGTGGGCCGCAGCAGGGCCATACGGGACGTTTTGCTGATGGTTGAGCGCGCTGCGCCCAGCCGCTCTACTGTGCTCATTACCGGTGAATCCGGCACGGGCAAGGAGTTGGTGGCCCGCGCCATCCACTATACCAGCCCCCGCAAGGACAAGCCCTTTGTGTCGGTGAACTGTATGGCCCTGAACCCCGGAGTGCTTGAGAGCGAGCTTTTCGGGCATGAAAAGGGATCATTCACCGGTGCTGTCGCCATGCGGCGCGGGCGCTTTGAACAGGCGGACAGCGGAACTCTGTTCCTTGATGAAATTGCGGAACTCACGCCTGACCTTCAGGTCAAGCTGCTGCGCGTCCTGCAGGAGCGGCGTTTTGAACGCGTGGGCGGCGGCGAGGAAATTGAGGTGGACATTCGCGTGGTGGCGGCCACCAACAAGGATCTTGCCGCGCTGGTGGAGAAGGGGGCATTCCGCGACGACCTCTACTACCGCCTTAACGTTGTGCAGGTTCCCCTGCCGCCCCTGCGCGAACGCAGGGAAGACATCCCGCTGCTTGTGGCGCACTTTGTGGAAAAGGTCTGCACAGACAATTCCATGTCGCCCAAAACCTTCAGCACTCAAGCGCTGAACTACCTCACGGGCTACGAGTGGCCGGGCAACATCCGCCAGCTTGAAAACGTTGTGGAAAGCTGCCTTGTGCTGGTGCCGGGCAATGTCATTGACGTGGATAATCTGCCCGCCGAGATCCGCGACGAAGAATCGCAGTTCAAAAGTGCGGTGGACCTGCTGCCCGTACAACTCGATCTGGCGGATACGCTTGAAAAAATTGAGGCCGCGCTTATCCGTCGAGCCCTGGTGCGGGCGGAGCTTGTGCAGGTCAAGGCAGCAGAATATCTTGGAATTTCAAAAAGCCTGCTGCAATATAAGCTCAAAAAATATGGCATCACCGGCCATTAA
- a CDS encoding NAD(P)-dependent malic enzyme, whose amino-acid sequence MSRIKNLREEALAMHKEYQGKIEVRVKAPVRDNDDLTLAYSPGVAEPCMEIHKDPAMLDVYTNHSNFVCVVSNGTAVLGLGSIGAAAAMPVMEGKSLLFKTFGDVDAFPICVDTKDTGKIVELVELMAPTFGGVNLEDIKAPECFVIEDTLKKNGIFKGPIFHDDQHGTAVVTLAGLMNALKIVGKKLDEVTVVTSGAGAAGIAIIKLLMAVGLKNVIMCDSKGAIWQGRPEGMNPYKDEIAKHTNPNKIKGGLAEAIKGADVFIGVSAPNSLNEDMIRSMAKDPIVFAQANPIPEIWPLQRAFDGGAKVVATGRSDCPNQINNVLAFPGIFRGAIDVRATDINDAMKIAAAKALAELVKPEELSPGMIIPSTLNPDVAPLVAAATAKAAMESGIARVHMNPADVAENLRKRLAKRRG is encoded by the coding sequence ATGTCACGTATCAAGAACCTGCGGGAAGAAGCCCTGGCCATGCACAAGGAATATCAGGGGAAAATAGAGGTTCGGGTCAAAGCCCCTGTGCGCGATAACGACGACCTCACCCTGGCCTACTCGCCCGGCGTTGCCGAGCCTTGCATGGAAATTCATAAAGATCCCGCAATGCTTGATGTTTATACAAACCACTCCAACTTTGTCTGCGTTGTTTCCAACGGCACTGCCGTGTTGGGCCTTGGAAGCATCGGCGCGGCCGCAGCCATGCCCGTTATGGAAGGCAAATCCCTGCTCTTCAAAACCTTTGGCGATGTGGACGCCTTCCCCATCTGCGTGGACACCAAGGACACCGGCAAGATCGTGGAGCTGGTTGAACTGATGGCCCCGACCTTTGGCGGCGTAAACCTTGAAGACATCAAGGCCCCCGAGTGCTTTGTCATTGAAGACACCCTGAAAAAGAACGGCATCTTCAAAGGCCCCATTTTCCATGACGACCAGCACGGCACAGCTGTTGTTACCCTGGCCGGCCTTATGAACGCCCTGAAAATTGTTGGCAAAAAACTCGATGAAGTGACCGTTGTCACCAGCGGCGCTGGCGCTGCGGGTATTGCCATCATCAAGCTGCTCATGGCCGTGGGCCTCAAAAACGTCATCATGTGCGATTCCAAGGGCGCTATCTGGCAAGGCCGCCCCGAAGGCATGAATCCCTACAAGGATGAAATCGCCAAGCACACCAATCCCAACAAGATCAAGGGCGGCCTGGCCGAGGCCATCAAGGGCGCTGATGTCTTTATTGGCGTTTCCGCGCCCAATTCCCTGAACGAAGACATGATCCGCAGCATGGCCAAGGATCCCATTGTTTTTGCCCAGGCAAACCCCATCCCCGAAATCTGGCCCCTGCAGCGCGCTTTTGACGGCGGCGCAAAGGTGGTGGCAACGGGCCGCTCCGACTGCCCCAACCAGATCAACAACGTGCTGGCCTTCCCCGGCATCTTCCGGGGTGCCATTGACGTGCGCGCCACTGACATCAACGATGCCATGAAGATCGCCGCCGCCAAGGCCCTTGCCGAACTCGTCAAACCTGAAGAGCTCAGCCCCGGCATGATCATTCCCTCGACCCTGAACCCGGACGTGGCTCCGCTGGTGGCAGCTGCCACAGCCAAGGCCGCTATGGAAAGTGGCATTGCCCGCGTCCACATGAATCCTGCCGATGTGGCAGAAAACCTCAGAAAGCGTCTCGCCAAGCGCCGGGGGTAA
- a CDS encoding FCD domain-containing protein, with protein sequence MNTENSKNMDAEAQAGRKRNIQRPRVHTEVLSCLLDDIQSGVYQVGQKLPSERELMDEFGVGRPAVREALSGLARMGLIEVSPGMRARVCRLTLKPLLREMRATLEIYSSSPDGWRQLHDLRLFFETAVVRRMALEITDEQLTRLDEQLQNQRRLLDASEIRAFAEADIDFHRYLVECMGNNFLGLLAEGFAGWLITPLYASLQVRKQSERSYRAHVGVYEALKKRDPDLAEKAMRAHLDEMRGIYQVDVMVDEDEPAKDQN encoded by the coding sequence ATGAATACCGAAAATTCGAAAAATATGGATGCCGAGGCACAGGCCGGAAGAAAGCGCAACATCCAGCGCCCCAGAGTACACACCGAGGTGCTGAGCTGTCTGCTGGATGACATTCAGAGCGGCGTTTATCAGGTAGGGCAAAAGCTGCCTTCCGAGCGCGAATTGATGGACGAGTTCGGCGTGGGACGGCCTGCTGTGCGCGAGGCGCTTTCCGGTCTGGCGCGCATGGGCCTCATTGAGGTATCGCCCGGCATGCGCGCCCGCGTGTGCCGCCTGACGCTCAAGCCCCTGCTGCGCGAAATGAGGGCTACGCTGGAAATTTACTCCAGCTCGCCTGACGGCTGGCGTCAACTGCACGATCTGCGGCTCTTTTTTGAAACCGCCGTGGTGCGTCGCATGGCTCTTGAAATAACTGATGAACAGCTGACCCGCCTGGACGAGCAGCTGCAAAACCAGCGCAGGTTGCTGGATGCATCGGAAATACGCGCTTTTGCCGAAGCGGATATTGATTTCCACCGTTATCTTGTGGAGTGCATGGGCAACAATTTTCTCGGGCTGTTGGCCGAAGGCTTTGCCGGATGGCTGATCACGCCTTTGTACGCCTCCTTGCAGGTACGCAAGCAGAGCGAACGTTCATACCGCGCCCACGTTGGCGTGTACGAAGCGCTCAAAAAGCGTGATCCGGATCTGGCGGAAAAGGCCATGCGCGCTCACCTGGACGAAATGCGCGGCATTTATCAGGTGGATGTGATGGTTGATGAGGACGAGCCAGCGAAAGATCAGAATTAG
- a CDS encoding amidohydrolase family protein translates to MYIDIHTHAFHPKIAHKAVDHLNDFYSVNCAGDGTIAHLLERERKAEMEKCVVLCAATAPAQVIPANNYAITLQKEHADRVIAFGTVHPGYENWEAELKRIKAAGIRGIKLHPDFQSFWLDDPRLLPIFEEAQKDFVFEIHIGDRTTPAQNPSCPYKLAAILRQFPGMRVIAAHFGGYRMWAHALEALAGNRFENLWFDTSSTTPFATPLLAKKLLGAFPRERILFGTDWPLYDPVEERQRLQRLASLKDSEMETIMSNATSLLCDSPEQAKCQHSH, encoded by the coding sequence ATGTACATCGACATACACACCCACGCCTTTCATCCCAAGATAGCGCACAAGGCAGTGGATCACCTGAATGATTTTTATAGCGTCAACTGCGCGGGCGATGGCACCATCGCCCACCTGCTGGAGCGCGAGCGTAAGGCCGAGATGGAAAAATGCGTGGTTTTGTGCGCAGCCACAGCACCGGCCCAGGTTATTCCTGCAAACAACTACGCCATCACCTTGCAAAAGGAGCATGCAGACAGGGTCATCGCCTTTGGTACGGTGCACCCGGGCTATGAAAACTGGGAGGCTGAGCTCAAGCGCATCAAGGCCGCCGGCATCCGGGGCATCAAGCTGCACCCGGATTTTCAGAGCTTCTGGCTGGACGACCCTCGCCTTCTGCCCATTTTTGAAGAGGCGCAAAAAGACTTTGTGTTTGAAATCCACATCGGCGACAGAACAACACCCGCCCAAAACCCCTCCTGCCCTTACAAACTGGCGGCCATTCTGCGCCAGTTCCCCGGCATGAGGGTGATTGCGGCGCATTTTGGCGGTTACCGCATGTGGGCGCATGCGCTTGAGGCGCTTGCTGGCAACAGGTTTGAAAACCTTTGGTTTGACACCTCAAGCACAACGCCCTTTGCCACCCCGCTGCTTGCCAAAAAACTTCTTGGGGCTTTTCCGCGAGAGCGGATTCTCTTTGGCACCGATTGGCCGCTGTATGACCCGGTGGAAGAGCGCCAACGCCTGCAACGCCTTGCCAGCCTCAAGGATTCGGAGATGGAAACCATCATGAGCAACGCCACGTCCCTTCTATGCGACAGTCCGGAGCAGGCTAAATGCCAGCACAGCCATTGA
- a CDS encoding D-2-hydroxyacid dehydrogenase, with amino-acid sequence MKIAILDGAVLNPGDVDWGPIASLGDVSIYETTPTEAVAERTQGADVVLVNKTPLTGANLEQLDSNVRMVGVLATGYNIVDVDALAARNVPVCNVVAYGVSDVAQHAMALLLELCRHTSLHSESVKSGDWLKSKSWCYWKIPPLCLEGLTMGLIGFGSIGRRMGELAHAFGMSVLAYCRTPKDPPSYGPFAFATLEHLLCASDVVSLHCPLTKETRNIINAKTLSSMRKGAILLNTSRGPLVDEAAAAEALKSGHLRGLGTDVLAQEPPQDDNPLFSAPNTLITPHIAWATTRARQNIIDLMAENIRRWQAGTPVNVVNGVK; translated from the coding sequence ATGAAAATAGCCATTCTTGACGGTGCTGTGCTCAATCCCGGCGATGTGGATTGGGGGCCGATCGCATCCCTTGGCGATGTGTCCATTTATGAAACCACTCCCACCGAAGCGGTTGCAGAGCGCACCCAGGGGGCAGACGTGGTGCTTGTCAACAAAACCCCGTTGACTGGCGCAAATCTTGAGCAACTGGACAGCAATGTCCGCATGGTAGGCGTTCTTGCCACCGGCTATAATATTGTAGACGTTGATGCGCTGGCCGCTCGCAATGTTCCTGTGTGCAACGTTGTTGCTTACGGCGTGAGCGATGTGGCGCAGCATGCAATGGCGCTCTTGCTTGAGCTGTGCCGCCATACAAGCCTGCATTCCGAGAGCGTCAAAAGCGGCGACTGGCTCAAATCCAAAAGCTGGTGCTACTGGAAGATCCCGCCTCTGTGCCTCGAAGGGCTGACCATGGGCCTGATTGGTTTTGGCTCCATAGGCCGCCGCATGGGTGAACTGGCCCACGCTTTTGGCATGAGCGTACTCGCCTACTGCCGCACCCCCAAGGATCCGCCGTCCTACGGCCCCTTTGCCTTTGCCACGCTTGAGCACCTGCTTTGCGCATCAGACGTGGTTTCCCTGCACTGCCCGCTGACCAAGGAAACACGCAATATCATCAATGCCAAAACGCTATCGTCCATGCGCAAGGGGGCTATCCTGTTGAATACCTCGCGCGGGCCGCTGGTGGATGAAGCCGCCGCCGCAGAAGCCCTGAAATCCGGACATCTGCGAGGTCTTGGCACTGACGTTCTTGCGCAGGAACCTCCGCAGGACGACAATCCCCTGTTTTCAGCGCCCAATACGCTGATTACGCCGCACATTGCCTGGGCTACCACACGTGCGCGGCAAAACATCATTGACCTCATGGCGGAGAACATCCGGCGCTGGCAGGCAGGAACCCCCGTCAATGTGGTGAATGGGGTAAAATAA
- the pal gene encoding peptidoglycan-associated lipoprotein Pal — protein MKRYALILALVMALAAGFGCAKKTTSEPGYDDGLTPEMRAAIQQITDARVYFAFDKFDIKPEYKEMLKTKADLLKKYSSIRVRIEGNCDERGTQEYNLALGERRARASYEYMVTLGVNPSQLEMISYGKENPAVQGNNEASWSKNRRDDFRVIAH, from the coding sequence CGCCGGTTTCGGTTGCGCAAAGAAAACCACCAGCGAACCCGGCTATGACGATGGCCTGACCCCCGAAATGCGTGCGGCCATCCAGCAGATCACTGACGCCCGCGTCTACTTCGCTTTCGACAAATTCGACATCAAGCCCGAATACAAAGAAATGCTGAAGACCAAGGCCGATCTGCTGAAGAAGTACTCCTCTATCCGCGTGCGCATCGAAGGCAACTGCGACGAACGCGGCACCCAGGAATACAACCTCGCCCTCGGCGAACGTCGCGCCCGCGCTTCCTATGAATACATGGTTACGCTTGGCGTGAACCCCAGCCAGCTGGAAATGATCAGCTACGGCAAGGAAAACCCCGCCGTGCAGGGTAACAACGAAGCTTCGTGGTCCAAGAACCGCCGCGATGACTTCCGCGTGATCGCCCACTAG